One window of the Eucalyptus grandis isolate ANBG69807.140 chromosome 8, ASM1654582v1, whole genome shotgun sequence genome contains the following:
- the LOC104415732 gene encoding very-long-chain 3-oxoacyl-CoA reductase 1: MVLADFLITTGAVLGFISLFKNVLTFAQWLYAAFLRKPKDLRDYGSWAIVTGATDGIGKALVFELASKGLNLMLVGRNPSKLEATSRELRIDSEQPPRHFVQVKTVVADLAKLSGEEIAAAIAGATEGIDVGLLVNNAGMAYLPKYFHEVDRELTESMLRVNVNAAVWATKGVIDGMLKRKRGAILNMGSGSAMYISSFPLLNLYASTKAFLTTFSKSINLEYEGQWIDIQCQAPFFIATKMTRMKRRYLFIPSAEIFSRASVRWIGYNRVCNPYWSHSVQAFVACTLDTITVWGLECYAKWVRDRERSHR, translated from the exons ATGGTTCTTGCGGACTTCTTGATCACTACTGGCGCCGTACTAGGCTTCATCTCGCTCTTCAAGAACGTACTCACCTTCGCCCAATGGCTGTACGCCGCGTTCCTGAGGAAGCCGAAGGACTTGCGTGACTACGGCTCATGGGCCATCGTCACTGGCGCCACTGACGGCATCGGGAAAGCCCTGGTGTTTGAGCTCGCCTCCAAGGGCCTCAACCTCATGCTCGTCGGTCGGAACCCCAGCAAACTCGAGGCCACCTCGAGGGAGCTGAGGATAGATTCGGAGCAACCACCGAG ACACTTTGTCCAGGTCAAGACCGTGGTCGCCGATCTCGCGAAGCTGAGCGGAGAGGAGATAGCGGCGGCCATTGCAGGAGCGACGGAAGGGATCGACGTCGGGTTGCTGGTCAACAACGCGGGGATGGCTTATCTCCCGAAATACTTTCACGAGGTGGATCGAGAGTTGACGGAGAGCATGTTGAGAGTGAACGTCAACGCAGCGGTGTGGGCGACGAAGGGAGTGATCGATGGAATgttgaagaggaagagaggagcgATCTTGAACATGGGATCTGGTTCcgccatgtatatctcttcgtTTCCTCTTTTGAACTTGTATGCCTCCACCAAAGC TTTTCTGACAACATTCTCAAAAAGCATCAATCTAGAGTACGAGGGACAATGGATTGATATTCAATGTCAG GCTCCCTTTTTCATTGCCACCAAAATGACCAGGATGAAGAGACGGTATCTCTTCATACCTTCGGCGGAGATATTCAGCAGAGCTAGCGTGCGGTGGATCGGGTACAACCGGGTGTGCAACCCCTATTGGTCGCACTCGGTTCAGGCGTTCGTGGCTTGCACGCTGGACACAATCACCGTTTGGGGTCTCGAATGTTACGCGAAATGGGTGAGAGATCGAGAAAGATCGCATCGTTAG
- the LOC104417769 gene encoding very-long-chain 3-oxoacyl-CoA reductase 1 — protein sequence MAARHFLRNPKDLQDYGSWAVVTGTTDGIRKALVFELASKGLNLGLIGWNPSKLEATSSELRDRFGATTEVKTGVADLTKLSGEEIAAAIVGATEGIDVRLLVNDAGLAYPYPSCFHEVDRELMESMLRVNVNAALWATKGVIDGMLKRKRGAILNSGSGSSPSPLLPSGPARLIVFSLSRFLHGEPAKTKAESSRSRGEMARLKAGAEGRGDSIISWGRRALEWGREVRAGWKRGLVRESRGHARASRRIEKARDIEKERDQEETERRKNRKEKGREN from the exons ATGGCTGCACGCCACTTCCTGAGGAACCCGAAGGACTTGCAGGACTACGGCTCGTGGGCCGTTGTCACCGGCACCACCGACGGCATCAGGAAAGCCCTGGTCTTCGAGCTCGCCTCCAAGGGCCTCAACCTTGGGCTCATTGGCTGGAACCCCAGCAAACTCGAAGCCACCTCGAGTGAGCTGAGGGATAGATTCGGAGCAACCACCGAG GTCAAGACTGGGGTTGCGGACCTCACGAAGCTGAGCGGAGAGGAGATAGCGGCAGCCATTGTGGGAGCCACGGAAGGGATCGACGTCAGGTTGCTCGTCAACGACGCGGGGTTGGCTTATCCGTACCCGAGTTGCTTTCACGAGGTGGATCGAGAGTTGATGGAGAGCATGTTGAGAGTGAACGTCAACGCAGCGTTGTGGGCGACGAAGGGAGTGATCGATGGAATgttgaagaggaagagaggagcgATCTTGAACAGTGGTTCTGGTTCCTCA CCCAGCCCTCTTCTTCCCTCCGGCCCGGCCCGCCTCATTGTCTTCTCCCTCAGCCGCTTTTTGCACGGGGAACCGGCGAAGACAAAAGCAGAAAGTAGCCGTTCGCGTGGGGAAATGGCGAGGCTGAAAGCAGGGGCAGAGGGTAGAGGAGACAGCATCATCTCGTGGGGTAGGCGAGCATTGGAATGGGGAAGAGAGGTCAGAGCTGGCTGGAAGAGGGGGCTGGTTCGGGAAAGCCGAGGGCACGCGCGCGCGAGCCGAAGGATCGAGAAAGCGAGAGATATCGAGAAAGAGAGGGATCAGGAGGAGacagaaaggagaaaaaatagaaaggagaaAGGACGGGAAAATTAG